In the Rhizobium sp. SSA_523 genome, GGGCGACGCTCTTTTCGCCGATGCCCAGGAAGCCGCCGACGCCGACAACCACAGCGGCAATGCCGCCATTTTCTTCGAGGATGAGGTCGTTCACGTCACCGATCGACTTGTCTTCGTTGTTGTAGATCGACTTGCCGATGTAATCATTGGCGCTGACCTGGGTCTCCGACTGTTCCGTCAGATACTCGCCGGAAGCGGCACCCATGGTGGTTGCGCCGGAGGTGCCCATTGCACCCGTCTTGGCCGAATCATCCATGGCGCCTGGAGCCGTCGGCTTGACCGTGTCGGTCTGTGCGCCCGGCGTTGCAGGAGCGGCGTTGTTCGTCTGTGCAAATGCCGGGGCGATTGCCGTGGAAGCC is a window encoding:
- a CDS encoding PRC-barrel domain-containing protein, whose amino-acid sequence is MKKTLSTMAAAAVLMASTAIAPAFAQTNNAAPATPGAQTDTVKPTAPGAMDDSAKTGAMGTSGATTMGAASGEYLTEQSETQVSANDYIGKSIYNNEDKSIGDVNDLILEENGGIAAVVVGVGGFLGIGEKSVALPIDKVNMTRDPENNEVRLTTMETADALKSAPEFKTLDDQRTAQTDTGAMDNTTTSSTNPAMPAAPGAVAPGGNAPAATDGTAPATTTRP